AAAATTCCTTGGTGTCCATTTTTTCTCATGATTCAAGTCATTATGTCCATCTTTATCTAAATTTAAAATGTCCATCTTTATCTAAAGATAAATGTGAATACGCAAAGTCAGTAGCCTTGCGCCCCCTACTAGTCCTCTCAATTAAACCTCTTAAAATAAGATAAGGTTCATAAAAATCTTCAAGAGAATCAGCCGTTTCACCAACCGAAATCGCTAAAGTCTCAACACCAACAGGCCCGCCTTTAAATTTCAGTATTAGATTTTTTAAAATATTTCTATCTTGTTCATCAAGCCCTTGTTCATCAATTTTTAGCATTTCAAGCCCAGAGCTAACGACACGTTCTGTAATCAAATTATACCCATTAACTTGCGCAAAGTCTCTCATTCGTCTCAAGATTCTATTTGCCACACGAGGCGTTCCCCTTGAGCTTCTTGCTAAAAGATATGAGGCCCTGTCTTCCAGCCTAACATTTAAAATAACAGCATTCCTTTTTATTATCTTTACAAGTTCTTCTTCATTATAAAGATCAAATCTAGATACAATTCCAAATCTCGCATAAAGAGGCGATGCCACCTTTCCTGGTTTTGTAGTAGCTCCAATTAAAGTGAATCTAGGAATAGGGATTCTTACCGTCCTTGCAGCAGGACCCTGCCCAATGACCCAATCTATCTCGTAATCTTCCATTGCAATGTAGAGCATCTCTTCTATTACAGGCTTAAGCCTGTGTATCTCATCAATAAATAAAACACTCTTTTCATCAAGAGTTGTCAAAATACCTACAATATCTTTTGGTTTATCAAGAGCTGGTGCTGAAGTCACCTTTATTGTAGTGTTCATTTCAAAGGCAATAATACTAGCAAGGGTAGTCTTGCCCAGCCCCGGAGGGCCACTTAAAAAAACATGGTCAAGCGCCTCATTTCTCTCTCTAGATGCTTTTATAAAAATATTTAAGTTTTCCTTGATGTGAGATTGCCCCGAAAAATCTCTAAGGGACTTTGGTCGAAGTTCACTCTCATTTCTGTCATACAGAAAATTTTTGTCAGAACTTAAAAAACTAGATCCCTCTCCCAAATCCATCTACAATCACCCTCTCTTTACCAAATATTTACCAAACAAAATTAACTCGAAAGTCTTTTTAAGGTTTCTCTGAATAAAAATTGCTCCTGGTCATCTTCTCCCAGCATTAAAAATTCATCCGTAGCCATGACCTCCTTTATTCCAGTCAAAACAAGTTT
The sequence above is drawn from the Borrelia sp. RT5S genome and encodes:
- the ruvB gene encoding Holliday junction branch migration DNA helicase RuvB, encoding MDLGEGSSFLSSDKNFLYDRNESELRPKSLRDFSGQSHIKENLNIFIKASRERNEALDHVFLSGPPGLGKTTLASIIAFEMNTTIKVTSAPALDKPKDIVGILTTLDEKSVLFIDEIHRLKPVIEEMLYIAMEDYEIDWVIGQGPAARTVRIPIPRFTLIGATTKPGKVASPLYARFGIVSRFDLYNEEELVKIIKRNAVILNVRLEDRASYLLARSSRGTPRVANRILRRMRDFAQVNGYNLITERVVSSGLEMLKIDEQGLDEQDRNILKNLILKFKGGPVGVETLAISVGETADSLEDFYEPYLILRGLIERTSRGRKATDFAYSHLSLDKDGHFKFR